In Sandaracinaceae bacterium, the following proteins share a genomic window:
- a CDS encoding metallophosphoesterase translates to MTLTRLVLSDLHLANGRKLGEPNPMEDFFHDERFAELLSHYDLEHGQTGGVELILNGDIFDLLKIKIDGVWPLEITEHVAVEKLRPCLEGHPRFVHALKTFLENPENRLTYLPGNHDLEMWFPGAQELFMRYVAPGEAAERVRFITRSDTYYLPEGIQVRHGHQFERIHRVDYDHMTRKRRDGSEILFLPWGTLWILEVLNPLKELRSHIDRIQPLSRFILGSLVFDPRIALTFFWRSTVYFLRHRVFALSAWTDRIRKLPRMVREDLLELGGGYLAHSERALRKVRGVHTLIVGHSHNPRYKQYQDGKVLVNTGTWVKMINLDLKHLGQASGLTYAVIEYEDSGKPRTSLMRWIGRQLPCEQVPYSE, encoded by the coding sequence ATGACGCTCACGCGACTCGTCCTCAGCGACCTCCACCTCGCCAACGGCCGCAAGCTGGGCGAGCCGAACCCCATGGAGGACTTCTTCCACGACGAGCGTTTCGCGGAGCTGCTCTCGCACTACGACCTCGAGCACGGCCAGACCGGCGGGGTGGAGCTCATCCTGAACGGGGACATCTTCGACCTGCTCAAGATCAAGATCGACGGCGTGTGGCCCCTCGAGATCACCGAGCACGTGGCTGTGGAGAAGCTGCGCCCGTGCCTCGAGGGTCACCCCCGCTTCGTCCACGCGTTGAAGACTTTCCTCGAGAACCCGGAGAATCGGCTGACGTATCTGCCCGGCAACCACGATCTCGAGATGTGGTTCCCAGGCGCGCAGGAGCTGTTCATGCGCTACGTGGCCCCTGGCGAGGCGGCCGAGCGCGTGCGCTTCATCACGCGCTCGGACACGTACTACCTCCCCGAGGGCATCCAAGTGCGGCACGGGCACCAGTTCGAGCGCATCCACCGCGTGGACTACGACCACATGACCCGCAAGCGTCGCGACGGGAGCGAGATCCTGTTTCTCCCGTGGGGCACGCTGTGGATCCTGGAGGTGCTCAATCCGCTGAAGGAGCTGCGCAGCCACATCGACCGCATCCAGCCGCTGTCGCGCTTCATCCTGGGGTCGCTGGTGTTCGACCCGCGCATCGCCCTCACGTTCTTCTGGCGCTCGACGGTGTATTTTCTCCGCCATCGCGTGTTCGCGCTGTCCGCCTGGACGGACCGTATCCGCAAGCTGCCGCGCATGGTGCGCGAAGATCTGCTCGAGCTCGGCGGAGGCTACCTCGCGCACTCGGAGCGCGCGCTGCGCAAGGTGCGCGGGGTGCACACGCTGATCGTCGGACACAGCCACAACCCGCGCTACAAGCAGTATCAAGATGGCAAGGTGCTCGTGAACACGGGGACGTGGGTGAAGATGATCAACCTCGACTTGAAGCACCTGGGTCAGGCGAGCGGCCTCACGTATGCCGTCATCGAGTACGAAGACAGCGGGAAGCCACGCACATCGCTGATGCGCTGGATCGGGCGACAGCTGCCCTGCGAACAGGTGCCCTACAGCGAGTAG
- a CDS encoding IgGFc-binding protein: protein MIAHRLRSFPLAGACLAFSALVVSGCGAPPPSRPDLGPVVGFVCERVGQTGCDGSVFVTCVGSGTFLREERDECGARGEVCVAQLGCRVCLPDAALCDGNRPGVCRPDGMGADLTEPCDAEQVCSEGQCVNACGLAERQQSYVGCEFYAVDLDNAALGGGRDASSQQFAVVVSNPGQVPSAVVVEVNDAPPGVPPALREVATAVVLPGDLEVFELPRREVDGSSSNAPCDVAARECRGTETCVCSALDTVAPCFCRTTAESGGQNDGTHTALTSNAYRLTSDQPIIAYQFNPLDNVSVFSNDASLLLPASALAAQYTVVSWPQTIADSDCPPEMPCPEIDFDTSSRDEGLRAFLTIVGTEAATQVSVTLGPDVVRVLPGGGLPMGLAGDQLTATLGPFDVLNLETAGFMADFTGSLVESNRPVAVFVGGEASDAPMFTTYANRQCCADHLEEQLFGDGSLGTQYVIARMPGRAASLNAAFVDPNLDSVAEGNEVEYVRVIAVQGATEVTTTLPAPDDRFTLAARESRLLNATRDFELFSTQGRQVSVLQALPSQQAVGIPSSPVRYPGGDPSLIMVPPIEQYRREYVFLTPDRYAFDYVIIVAPATADVRLDDLGMQAQGCSVAPADGIVRGVGEAPPERVIYRCQLSFPEVERDLVRPGSQADGVHRIVASAPVGIVVYGFDAFVSYAYAGGLNLQPLFE from the coding sequence ATGATTGCTCATCGGCTCCGGTCGTTCCCCTTGGCGGGCGCCTGCCTCGCGTTCTCGGCGCTTGTCGTGTCCGGCTGCGGTGCACCACCTCCGTCTCGACCCGACCTGGGCCCCGTGGTCGGCTTCGTGTGCGAGCGCGTGGGCCAGACGGGCTGCGACGGAAGCGTGTTCGTGACGTGCGTGGGGTCGGGCACCTTCTTGCGCGAGGAGCGGGACGAGTGCGGGGCACGCGGGGAGGTGTGCGTGGCGCAGCTCGGGTGTCGCGTGTGCCTCCCGGATGCCGCGCTGTGCGACGGAAACCGCCCTGGGGTGTGTCGTCCCGACGGGATGGGCGCCGACCTCACCGAGCCGTGTGACGCCGAGCAGGTCTGCAGTGAGGGGCAGTGCGTGAACGCGTGCGGGCTGGCCGAGCGGCAACAGAGCTACGTGGGCTGCGAGTTCTACGCGGTCGACCTCGACAATGCGGCGCTCGGAGGCGGTCGCGACGCGTCGTCGCAGCAGTTCGCGGTGGTGGTGTCCAACCCCGGCCAGGTCCCGTCCGCCGTGGTGGTGGAGGTCAACGACGCGCCCCCAGGCGTGCCGCCCGCGCTCCGCGAGGTCGCGACCGCCGTGGTCCTACCAGGGGACCTGGAGGTCTTCGAGCTGCCCCGCCGGGAGGTCGACGGGAGCAGCAGCAATGCCCCGTGCGACGTGGCCGCGCGCGAGTGTCGGGGCACCGAGACCTGTGTGTGTTCCGCGCTGGACACGGTGGCCCCGTGCTTCTGCCGCACCACGGCCGAGTCGGGCGGCCAGAACGACGGGACGCACACGGCGCTGACGTCCAACGCGTATCGCCTCACCAGCGACCAGCCCATCATCGCCTACCAGTTCAATCCGCTCGACAACGTCTCCGTCTTCAGCAACGACGCGTCGCTGCTCCTGCCCGCCAGTGCCCTTGCGGCGCAGTACACGGTCGTGTCGTGGCCGCAGACCATCGCCGACTCGGACTGCCCGCCAGAGATGCCGTGTCCGGAGATCGACTTCGACACGTCGTCGCGCGACGAGGGGCTGCGTGCGTTCTTGACCATCGTGGGCACGGAGGCAGCGACCCAGGTGAGCGTCACCCTCGGCCCGGACGTGGTGCGCGTGCTGCCAGGCGGAGGGCTCCCGATGGGGCTCGCCGGAGACCAGCTCACCGCCACGCTCGGTCCCTTCGACGTCTTGAACCTCGAGACGGCGGGGTTCATGGCGGACTTCACGGGCTCGCTCGTCGAGTCGAACCGCCCAGTCGCCGTGTTCGTGGGCGGCGAGGCGAGCGACGCGCCCATGTTCACGACCTACGCCAACCGCCAGTGCTGTGCCGACCACCTCGAAGAGCAGCTCTTCGGCGACGGCTCGCTGGGCACGCAGTACGTCATCGCGCGCATGCCTGGCCGCGCAGCGTCGCTCAACGCAGCCTTCGTCGACCCCAACCTCGACAGCGTCGCCGAGGGCAACGAGGTCGAGTACGTCCGAGTCATCGCGGTCCAGGGCGCGACCGAGGTCACCACGACCCTGCCCGCCCCGGACGATCGCTTCACCTTGGCGGCCCGTGAGTCCCGCCTGTTGAACGCGACGCGCGACTTCGAGCTCTTCAGTACGCAGGGGCGTCAGGTTTCCGTGCTGCAAGCGCTCCCCAGTCAGCAGGCGGTCGGTATCCCGAGCTCGCCCGTGCGGTATCCCGGCGGGGACCCTTCGCTCATCATGGTCCCACCCATCGAGCAGTACCGGCGCGAGTACGTGTTCCTCACACCCGACCGGTACGCCTTCGACTATGTGATCATCGTGGCTCCCGCGACGGCCGACGTGCGCCTCGACGACCTTGGCATGCAGGCGCAGGGGTGCAGCGTTGCGCCAGCCGACGGCATCGTGCGCGGCGTCGGCGAGGCGCCCCCCGAGCGCGTCATCTATCGCTGTCAGCTTAGCTTTCCGGAGGTCGAGCGAGATCTGGTTCGTCCGGGGTCACAGGCGGACGGCGTGCACCGCATCGTCGCGAGCGCCCCCGTGGGCATCGTGGTCTATGGGTTCGACGCGTTCGTCAGCTATGCCTACGCTGGAGGCCTCAACCTGCAGCCTCTCTTCGAGTGA
- a CDS encoding IPT/TIG domain-containing protein — translation MRVPSTIVHVAAEPQRRGLSPFAYAACPPQRRDGEHSFDARAVAPTRSRSRSPQPWHTSRALMVMALVACSLGCRPTLEDPPPLGNPTPRDGGPQDLGGLPDIGPQGVLLARVEPAHGPFSGDQSVTLRGAGFLPSSQVTFAGVALPPNDVRYVDANRIVVLTPAAAPGAVDVRVRAGEQESTLVGGFVYDAIAIEPQRGSVTGGTRVEFTGLGASFSLADTVRIDGLPCASVEVPSPSRLVCVTPQHAAGTVDVSYTPEGGEAIALADGFTYFEASDPVEGGLGGGSIQGSVNVTVISRFTGGVLPDAFVMLGDGLPASVSGRTGVTGQVTLAADGLTGPTTLTVAAYCHEKTTIVDFDAASVTVFLDPWLDVGCVEIDLGDMQTGFPRVGVARNGAFIAGELRFPGPNENAPNGWGSLPTPGANEIRVAYVQTTTACSTCRNSSPGGAADTNDRITEDMLGARGNPFRIASRASALAVFAVAGVEDIHTHQFTPYVMGIRRGVLLGPEQELRDVELLMNIPLDQPLDVQLSGLPAPTSRGPDRFQVRATLDLGGEGFLRPFAGFVALDEVVRLSSDSVIRLVAQPPLTGPLADGRYFVDAAWVTGTGLADPSTHVVRSGVRPLGGTVALTGFVGVPEITAPAYGQLLPLDRVLRWDVSGPEPDVWMIFVEGSDGNAQWRYFVRGDARQAPMPDLSGEDEIRDVTEGPLTISIYGINVTDFDYDTFTYSTLSSRRWTAWSVDTMTAQR, via the coding sequence ATGCGCGTCCCCTCCACCATAGTCCACGTCGCGGCGGAGCCCCAGCGGCGTGGCCTCTCACCGTTCGCCTACGCTGCATGTCCACCGCAGCGGCGCGATGGCGAGCACTCCTTCGACGCGCGGGCAGTGGCGCCCACGCGGTCGCGGTCGCGCTCGCCGCAGCCGTGGCACACCTCGCGGGCGCTGATGGTGATGGCGCTCGTCGCCTGTTCCCTTGGCTGCCGTCCCACCCTCGAGGACCCACCGCCGCTCGGCAACCCGACGCCGCGCGACGGCGGGCCACAAGACCTAGGCGGCCTGCCCGACATCGGACCGCAGGGCGTCCTGCTGGCGCGCGTCGAGCCTGCGCACGGTCCCTTCTCTGGCGACCAGAGCGTGACGCTCCGCGGCGCCGGGTTCCTGCCCTCCAGTCAGGTCACGTTCGCGGGCGTCGCGCTGCCACCCAACGACGTGCGCTACGTCGATGCCAACCGCATCGTGGTCCTCACGCCCGCGGCCGCGCCCGGCGCGGTGGACGTCCGGGTCCGTGCCGGCGAGCAGGAGTCCACGCTGGTGGGGGGCTTCGTCTACGACGCCATCGCGATCGAGCCGCAGCGGGGGAGCGTCACGGGCGGAACGCGTGTGGAGTTCACCGGCCTCGGGGCGAGCTTCTCCCTAGCGGACACGGTCCGCATCGATGGTCTGCCGTGCGCATCGGTGGAGGTTCCATCCCCGAGCCGCCTGGTGTGCGTCACACCCCAGCACGCGGCCGGGACGGTCGACGTGTCGTACACGCCCGAGGGGGGCGAGGCCATCGCGCTGGCAGACGGCTTCACCTACTTCGAGGCCTCCGATCCGGTCGAGGGGGGGCTCGGGGGAGGCTCCATCCAGGGCAGCGTGAACGTGACGGTGATCAGTCGCTTCACGGGGGGCGTGCTGCCCGACGCCTTCGTCATGTTGGGCGACGGCCTCCCCGCGAGCGTCAGCGGACGCACGGGGGTCACGGGGCAGGTGACGCTCGCCGCCGACGGCCTCACGGGCCCCACCACCCTCACCGTCGCGGCCTACTGCCACGAGAAGACGACCATCGTGGACTTCGACGCCGCCAGCGTGACGGTCTTCCTCGACCCGTGGTTGGACGTTGGCTGTGTGGAGATCGACCTGGGCGACATGCAGACTGGGTTTCCGCGGGTCGGGGTGGCGCGCAACGGCGCGTTCATCGCGGGCGAGCTGCGCTTTCCGGGACCGAACGAGAACGCGCCCAACGGGTGGGGCAGTCTGCCGACCCCGGGCGCCAACGAGATCCGGGTGGCATACGTGCAGACCACCACGGCGTGCAGCACCTGCCGCAACTCGTCGCCGGGGGGTGCCGCGGACACCAACGACCGCATCACGGAGGACATGCTCGGCGCGCGCGGCAACCCGTTCCGCATCGCCTCGCGGGCGTCGGCGCTCGCCGTGTTCGCCGTGGCCGGCGTCGAGGACATCCACACGCACCAGTTCACGCCGTACGTCATGGGCATTCGGCGCGGCGTGCTGCTCGGACCCGAGCAGGAGCTGCGTGACGTCGAGCTGCTCATGAACATCCCGCTCGACCAGCCGCTGGACGTGCAGCTCTCGGGCTTGCCGGCGCCCACGTCGCGCGGACCCGATCGCTTCCAGGTGCGCGCGACCCTCGACCTGGGGGGTGAGGGCTTCTTGCGCCCGTTCGCGGGCTTCGTCGCGCTCGACGAGGTGGTGCGCCTCAGCAGCGACAGCGTCATCCGGCTCGTCGCGCAGCCCCCGCTCACAGGTCCGCTCGCCGACGGGCGCTACTTCGTCGATGCCGCGTGGGTGACAGGGACTGGGCTCGCGGACCCCTCTACCCACGTCGTCCGGTCGGGGGTGCGTCCGCTGGGCGGGACGGTCGCGCTGACGGGGTTCGTGGGTGTCCCCGAGATCACGGCGCCAGCGTACGGACAGCTGCTGCCGTTGGACCGCGTCCTGCGCTGGGACGTGAGCGGGCCGGAGCCGGACGTGTGGATGATCTTCGTCGAGGGGAGCGATGGCAACGCCCAGTGGCGCTACTTCGTTCGGGGCGACGCGCGGCAAGCGCCCATGCCGGACCTGTCCGGAGAGGACGAGATCCGCGACGTGACCGAAGGGCCCCTCACCATCTCGATCTACGGCATCAACGTGACCGACTTCGACTACGACACCTTCACCTACTCCACGCTCTCGTCGCGCCGCTGGACGGCCTGGTCCGTGGACACCATGACGGCGCAGCGCTGA
- a CDS encoding protein kinase, whose product MHYRKLREQLSACPASPLPLRSECWWKGADGLHLAALRAAFTSEEAEVLELRFARRLSDVDVAHVVGREPSAVRAQIERGVARATALLGTAPPSLDGTVEGALLEAFALDPATTPAPRRVRREPVLPIGSVVAQRYEVRALLGAGAFADVYEARDCEVTGHVVALKILRARSADARSIGAALRELQHIASVFHPSVVQLKDHGWHDEHLWFVMPLYRGETLATRLVRGPLSRVEAREIFEQLAEALASMHRAGVRHQDIKPENVFLATLDRDHGAGEPRTSGPRVLPVLLDLGVAAKDAELVLAGTPAYFAPEVAARFAHVPDPPPVGPKADVFSLALTLLHALHPRPQDQVPAGAVDAFIGHRAIHPPPVPSSAALADLRPCFERWLAVSPDERPTAERLRDELCALTRPAERRARLQSTVRWVVPVGAVVLAVFFAVVTDLRRQAHVSREAAARAGVEAELARARAHSISQSLSESAARRAELEANVARLEEEYQTSRMTREQLASRLARADGELTLLTERERVQSARARQQVDAIATLERAQAEQRRRAEATEAQLAEASEALQRERARVADATRQAEQLGAARDELAASERRRASLEARVRELENFYRGTDLPVLDAPAP is encoded by the coding sequence ATGCACTATCGGAAGCTACGGGAGCAGCTCAGCGCGTGTCCGGCGTCGCCGTTGCCGTTGCGTTCGGAGTGTTGGTGGAAGGGGGCGGACGGCCTTCACCTCGCCGCGCTGCGCGCCGCGTTCACGTCGGAGGAGGCCGAGGTGCTGGAGCTGCGCTTTGCGCGGCGGCTGTCTGACGTGGACGTCGCGCATGTCGTGGGGCGAGAGCCGAGCGCAGTGCGTGCCCAGATCGAGCGGGGCGTGGCGCGGGCGACCGCGTTGCTCGGCACAGCCCCGCCCAGCCTCGACGGGACCGTGGAGGGCGCCTTGCTGGAGGCGTTCGCGCTGGATCCCGCGACGACCCCCGCTCCGCGTCGCGTGCGACGTGAGCCCGTGTTACCCATCGGATCCGTCGTCGCGCAGCGCTACGAAGTTCGCGCGTTGCTCGGGGCGGGTGCGTTCGCCGACGTCTACGAGGCTCGCGACTGCGAGGTCACGGGGCATGTCGTCGCGCTGAAGATCCTGCGTGCGCGCAGCGCAGACGCGCGCTCCATCGGCGCAGCCCTCCGCGAGCTGCAGCACATCGCTTCAGTCTTCCATCCCTCCGTGGTCCAGCTCAAGGATCACGGATGGCACGACGAGCACCTCTGGTTCGTAATGCCCCTCTATCGGGGAGAGACGCTCGCCACGCGTCTCGTGCGCGGGCCGCTCTCACGAGTCGAAGCGCGCGAGATCTTCGAGCAGCTGGCGGAGGCGCTCGCCAGCATGCACCGCGCCGGTGTCCGCCACCAGGACATCAAGCCCGAGAACGTCTTCCTGGCGACGCTCGACCGAGACCATGGGGCTGGCGAGCCTCGAACGAGCGGACCGCGCGTGCTCCCGGTCCTGCTCGACCTTGGAGTCGCAGCCAAGGACGCAGAGTTGGTGCTGGCGGGGACGCCAGCGTACTTTGCGCCCGAGGTCGCCGCGCGCTTCGCGCATGTCCCCGATCCGCCGCCTGTCGGCCCCAAAGCCGACGTCTTCTCCCTGGCGCTCACGCTGTTGCACGCGCTCCATCCCAGGCCCCAGGACCAAGTCCCCGCAGGCGCGGTGGACGCGTTCATCGGGCACCGGGCGATTCACCCGCCTCCGGTACCGTCGTCCGCGGCGCTGGCCGACCTCCGTCCGTGCTTCGAACGCTGGCTGGCGGTGAGCCCTGACGAACGCCCCACCGCAGAGCGCTTGCGTGACGAGCTGTGTGCGCTCACCCGACCGGCAGAGCGGCGCGCGCGGCTGCAGTCCACCGTGCGCTGGGTCGTGCCCGTTGGGGCCGTCGTGCTGGCCGTGTTCTTCGCGGTCGTCACCGATCTGCGACGGCAGGCGCACGTCTCGCGCGAGGCCGCGGCTCGGGCTGGCGTGGAGGCCGAGCTCGCGCGCGCACGCGCACACAGCATCTCTCAGAGCTTGAGCGAATCGGCGGCGCGGAGGGCCGAGCTGGAGGCCAACGTCGCGCGGCTCGAGGAGGAGTACCAGACGAGCCGGATGACGCGTGAGCAGCTGGCTTCCCGGTTGGCGCGTGCGGACGGTGAGCTGACGCTGCTCACGGAGCGCGAGCGGGTGCAGAGCGCTCGCGCGCGTCAGCAGGTCGACGCCATCGCGACGCTCGAGCGTGCGCAGGCGGAGCAGCGGCGGCGGGCCGAGGCGACGGAGGCTCAGCTTGCGGAGGCAAGCGAGGCGCTGCAGCGCGAGCGCGCCCGGGTCGCCGACGCCACGCGGCAGGCAGAGCAGCTCGGTGCGGCGCGGGATGAGCTCGCGGCGTCGGAGCGGCGTCGGGCGAGCCTGGAGGCGCGCGTGCGCGAGCTGGAGAACTTCTACCGCGGGACGGATTTGCCGGTGCTGGACGCCCCCGCGCCGTGA
- a CDS encoding TonB C-terminal domain-containing protein, translated as MRLSTLDSTSLILVSMLVASVVAHAGVHYELGQLAKAQALAALARAQAQQRDARRATLEFDLADEPAAASERPVRTPPAADGQPVDITEVSEAPPPQETPDAADAARRAQERARRRAEQETRRRERVAQLETPPEATPEPEPEPEPELLPEPARPAPPPTPPPEDQARIAVRQHSQNPDDPPPDTAFIADENNTVEEETVAEVTNLDRDDAETSVGAAIEPPSEATEERGNADDAQLAESEDVDGSDERRPTPEEVTRRPRDRPITPPRAEGRTTSEAPPDSRASSTPQGDGAGAVARREEAQQGRAGGGSASAGGAPGLLASSQSDWSVQGEGALGVGGRDGAAGVPVPERAGREGEERGSQRGSARSGRRPGERSGRPGPDLTLRFSQLSDIVGEERLTEEREAYFQEQRSRIRGSSSGARWEQFRAALENYMPSVRPGTQTALNAARSPFATYIARMHDRVHQTYHGFVENLPLDPSGPFGDPNLRTLLEIVLNRDGSVHRVGVVRSSGLSMFDYGAYNAVMRGQPYPVAPDAILSGDGRVYMHWDFHREQPYCHQSHARPYLLPNVRGGEDDAPVQRLQDSAVVPSGAQANYGVSGVATDSEDDDDGPDEDDTDQEAAAEPGASGGTGSPPRAATPRSRGPRL; from the coding sequence GTGCGCCTCTCCACCCTCGATTCCACGTCGCTCATCCTCGTCTCGATGCTCGTCGCGTCGGTCGTCGCGCATGCTGGCGTGCACTACGAGCTGGGGCAGCTGGCGAAGGCGCAGGCGCTCGCGGCGCTGGCTCGCGCCCAGGCCCAGCAGCGGGACGCGCGCCGCGCGACGCTGGAGTTCGACCTGGCGGACGAGCCGGCAGCGGCTTCCGAGCGACCCGTGCGCACGCCGCCCGCCGCGGACGGACAGCCTGTCGACATCACCGAGGTCTCTGAGGCCCCGCCTCCTCAGGAAACCCCGGACGCCGCCGACGCTGCCCGCCGTGCGCAGGAACGTGCTCGGCGCCGCGCCGAGCAGGAGACGCGTCGTCGCGAACGAGTCGCCCAGCTCGAAACTCCGCCCGAGGCGACGCCCGAGCCCGAGCCGGAACCCGAGCCCGAGCTGCTGCCCGAGCCCGCCCGTCCCGCGCCTCCGCCCACGCCGCCACCGGAGGACCAGGCTCGCATCGCGGTGCGTCAGCATTCGCAGAACCCTGACGACCCACCCCCCGATACGGCCTTCATCGCCGACGAAAACAACACGGTCGAAGAAGAGACCGTCGCGGAGGTCACGAACCTCGATCGCGACGACGCGGAGACCAGCGTCGGAGCGGCCATCGAGCCGCCTAGCGAGGCGACGGAGGAACGCGGGAACGCGGACGATGCCCAGCTGGCCGAGTCCGAAGACGTCGATGGGAGCGACGAGCGACGACCCACGCCAGAGGAGGTCACGCGCCGCCCACGGGACCGCCCGATCACGCCCCCGCGCGCCGAGGGCCGCACCACCAGCGAGGCCCCTCCCGACTCACGAGCGTCCAGTACGCCCCAGGGCGATGGCGCAGGCGCCGTCGCGCGTCGCGAGGAAGCGCAACAGGGGCGCGCTGGGGGAGGGAGCGCTTCGGCCGGTGGCGCGCCTGGGCTGCTGGCGAGCTCACAGAGCGATTGGTCGGTGCAGGGCGAGGGCGCACTCGGGGTGGGCGGTCGCGATGGCGCGGCGGGTGTACCCGTCCCCGAGCGCGCGGGACGCGAAGGCGAAGAGCGGGGGTCACAGCGGGGCTCGGCGCGGAGTGGCCGGCGCCCAGGTGAGCGCAGCGGACGACCCGGGCCCGACCTGACGCTGCGCTTCAGTCAGCTGTCGGACATCGTGGGTGAGGAGCGCTTGACGGAAGAGCGCGAGGCCTACTTCCAGGAGCAGCGGTCGCGCATTCGGGGCAGCTCGAGCGGGGCGCGCTGGGAGCAATTCCGGGCGGCGCTCGAGAACTACATGCCCAGCGTGCGGCCCGGCACGCAGACGGCGCTCAACGCAGCGCGCTCACCCTTCGCCACGTACATCGCCCGCATGCACGACCGCGTCCATCAGACGTACCATGGCTTCGTGGAGAACCTTCCGCTCGACCCGAGCGGGCCCTTCGGGGACCCCAACCTGCGTACGCTGCTCGAGATCGTTCTCAACCGCGACGGTAGCGTCCATCGCGTGGGGGTCGTGCGCTCCTCTGGCCTGTCGATGTTCGACTACGGGGCGTACAACGCCGTCATGCGCGGCCAGCCGTACCCGGTCGCACCGGACGCCATCCTGAGTGGTGACGGGCGCGTCTACATGCACTGGGACTTTCACAGAGAGCAGCCCTACTGCCACCAGAGCCATGCGCGGCCGTACCTGCTCCCCAACGTACGCGGGGGCGAAGACGACGCGCCAGTGCAGCGACTACAAGACAGCGCAGTCGTGCCCAGCGGCGCGCAGGCGAACTACGGGGTGTCCGGCGTGGCGACCGACAGCGAGGACGACGACGACGGGCCGGACGAGGACGACACGGACCAAGAAGCGGCCGCCGAGCCCGGCGCATCGGGGGGGACGGGCAGTCCTCCGCGGGCTGCGACCCCACGTAGCCGCGGACCACGGCTGTAG
- a CDS encoding tetratricopeptide repeat protein has translation MRRSPLSCALTTVLMVSIGPVPMVARAQAAPQTSDAPPASNPSAAPSDDERVARELFEQGRDAYTEGRFEDARELFERSYERSGRPELLYNIAQAAERTRDDEHALETYRAFLEALPDAPERDFVEARIVFLSERQRDRAAAASAQPSPRFDLGPAPVALLAGGGAIAVGGAALLAVALRGRNQVEGASEGSSYARVRRRGERARGLGYAGQVALGLGVVAAVTGAVLFALDGDGDGAVTAPASARVTVGVGLGHVSVSGSF, from the coding sequence ATGCGGAGGTCCCCCCTATCCTGCGCGCTGACGACGGTCTTGATGGTCAGCATCGGCCCTGTTCCGATGGTCGCGAGGGCGCAGGCAGCTCCGCAGACCAGCGACGCACCGCCAGCATCGAACCCGAGCGCAGCGCCAAGTGATGACGAGCGCGTGGCGCGTGAGCTGTTCGAACAGGGCCGGGACGCGTACACGGAGGGCCGCTTCGAGGACGCGCGCGAGTTGTTCGAGCGTTCGTACGAGCGGAGCGGGCGCCCCGAGCTGCTGTACAACATCGCCCAGGCTGCCGAGCGCACGCGCGACGACGAGCACGCGCTCGAGACCTACCGCGCGTTCCTCGAAGCCCTGCCCGACGCCCCCGAGCGGGACTTCGTCGAGGCACGCATCGTGTTCTTGAGCGAGCGGCAGCGCGACCGCGCCGCCGCGGCGTCCGCGCAGCCCTCGCCGCGATTCGACCTCGGGCCCGCGCCGGTCGCGCTGCTGGCTGGAGGTGGCGCGATCGCGGTCGGCGGCGCCGCCCTGCTGGCCGTGGCGCTGCGGGGACGCAACCAGGTGGAAGGCGCCTCCGAGGGGAGCTCCTATGCCCGCGTCCGAAGGCGCGGCGAGCGCGCGAGGGGCCTCGGCTACGCGGGTCAGGTTGCGCTCGGGCTAGGCGTCGTAGCCGCCGTCACGGGGGCCGTGCTGTTCGCTCTCGACGGCGACGGGGATGGCGCAGTGACCGCCCCGGCATCCGCACGCGTCACCGTGGGGGTCGGGCTCGGACACGTCAGCGTGTCGGGGAGCTTCTGA